The sequence below is a genomic window from Synechococcus sp. PCC 7335.
ATCGTGATTGCTAGTAAAGTGCCCTGGCATTTGCTAGCGCAGATCAAAAAGAAACTGTGGCAACCAAAGGATTTGCGCCTGCTGTTTGGCTTGAACAGAGATATCTTGATTCGCACTTTTGCACTGGTATTAGCAATGTCAAGCTTCACTAACCTAAGCTCGGGATTAGGTGAGACAGTCCTTGGCGTCAACGCTTTGCTAATGCAAGTCGTCTTGATGTCTGCTCACTTTATGGACGGAATTGCACTCGCGGTAGAAAGCTACGCAGGTAGATTTTATGGACAAAGATCAGTTGATAATTTAATACGGCTGCTGTGGATAGGTGCAGGCGGAAGTGTATCTCTAGGCGTTGCGATCGCCTTAGCCCTAACCATCTGGCCTGTTCCATTCTTTAGCTTATTAACCAAACACGAGCATCTGCTTACCCAAATCCCCACTTCTGTGTTGTGGCTGATCCCCGTCTTGGGCTTCGGCGGTGTTGCCTTTACGCTAGACGGCTACTTTCTAGGACTCACCTTCGGGCGAACTTTACGCAATAGCACCCTAATAGCAGTACTAATCGGCTTCTTTCCCCTGGCGCTACTCGCTAGTTGGTTGAATAGCTCACAGTTGCTTTGGCTAGCTCTAACGATGCTAATGGTACTGCGCAGCGCAACCTTGATCCGTCAGGTGCCAATTGTAAATCAACAACTGTTGCTCCAAGCGCCTGAAGTAACTCACTAAAGGCATTTACAGAAAAACGGTTTAAAACAAAAACAGTGGCCTACCTAACTCGATAGACCACCGCTTTATACAAGTTGTTTCTCAGCAGCAGCAATCTTTCCTTAGCTCATCCATCTCATAAGCTCATCCATCTCATAAAAGCTGTTGCATCTGTCGTGCCAATTGCTAACCTAGACAAAAGTAGAAACGCACGCTTACTCTGTCTATATAAGTCTATATAACTAAATAGCCATACGACTCCTAACAGACAAAGCAGAGCATCCGGCTAGATTCACAAACGAAGCGTTACTACTTGCGAATGTCTTTCGCCATGTTACGGAACATATCCATATCGCTGCTTGCAGGCTTGCGACGAGCAGGCGCAGGAGTACTTTCAACAGCGGGTGCAGTGCTTTCAGCAGCAGGTGCAGTGCTTTCAGTCTTTGGTGCCACACTAGGAGTACTGAAAGAGCTGAAGGTGGCAGCAGGTTGCGAAGACGTCGAAAAATTGGTGTTGGCATCAATCACTTTCGCTGCTGTCGAAGAGATTTGCCTAACGCTCTCCATGTGCTCAGCCTGACCCTTCTTCTTGGCGAAGGTCCGCCTTACTGTTTTTGAAGAGCGCATATAGTCAATGTTGCCAAAGGTCTTAGCGTCATCATCATTAAGGTAATAAGCCTGCTTAGGCGCAGTATCGTCTTTAGGTGCGCTCTTACCAAACACAAATTCTAGAATTCCCATTGTTCTCCTAATTTCTGAAAGCGTTGAACTTCATGTGTACTTATACTAACTTTTATTTCGTTTATTAGAAAGACAAAAGTACGAATTTGTTATTCAAATGAGTCCCTACCAGAAAGACCTTCGACATCTACATTCGTTCGAGTGCGGTCGTTCAAACTGATCCATCGGCCAGATGTTCTAGTCGTTACTCCAGTAACTATCGCCGGTTTCTGAGAAAATGAAAGAAGACTACTTAGAGATTGCGCTGATAGTCTTCTAATAAATCAAGCAGATTGACTAAGCACTGCATCGGCAGTAGGTCGGCTAGAGCAACGGTTTTTCGTCCGCCACCTAGCTTAATTGGAATATCTGCAAGAATTTTGGTGACGTTATCTTCAGAGATATCGTCACTAGCTACCATCGGCATCAGTTTTTCTGCCAATGGCGTATGCAGCTTAGCCACGCCTAGATACAGGTGCCATTTAGCGATGTCCATATAGATATTTTCGCCAATTTCTGCGGCTAGTGCTTCGATATTTTCAGAGGCGTTAGGGGTAGCCATAAGCGTTCTGTGGATAAGGGATCGTTGTTCGATGGAGTTAGGTTACTTAGGTTTATCAGCCCGTTTTATCAGCTTTTAGATTGGTCAGCAGGTTGAGCTGAGTAGTCTGCAATGACAAAGAAGTAGATTGCGTGCGCGGCTAGTCCACAGGTCCAAACTAAGGAGATTGTTTTAGCTAGCGGTAGCGATCCGGGGTTTAAGGTGTTGAAAAATCCCATGCATGAGTTGACTGCCCCAAAGATGGCAAAATGCACCGCAAAGTTGATTCGGTCTTCTAGTTTTCTGTATTCAGGGTCGGCGCGGTCAGGTTTGCGGGGCCAGCGGGGAGGCATAAGCAGTGTGGTCTAGATAGGTTACTTCTATAGTATAAGGAGTAGGGATCAAGCGGGTGTGGGGGAAGCGGCTTGCCAATGCCCAGATTTGCCGCCAATTTTTTCGACTAGGTGAATATCACGAATGCACATGGATTTCTCTAGCGCTTTGGCCATGTCATACAGGGTAAGCGCTGCGACAGAAACGGCAGTTAGTGCTTCCATCTCAACACCCGTTTCGGACTTTGTTTTGACAGTGGCATAGATCTGATAGCCAGGTAGCTCGTCGTCTGGCTCGATAGTCACTTCTATTTTCTTAAGAGGCAGTGGATGACACAGCGGGATCAGTAGAGCGGTTTGCTTCGCTGCCATAATGCCTGCGAGCCTGGCGGTGCCGATAACGTCTCCCTTGGGCGCATTGCCTGATTGGATAGCTGCTAATGTCTTGGCCTGCATAGAAACCGAGCCGGTTGCCGTCGCCTGCCGGTCACTTGTTTGTTTGGTAGAGACATCTACCATCTGGGCTTGCCCCTGACGGTCTAGGTGGGTAAGCGTTGGGCTGTTCGTTGGCTTGGTATCTGGGTGAATGTCTGGATTTTGCATGGCGAAAACAATATGAATTTTGAGCCGCTAGGATGCACTAGTCTTGTGCTACTATTAAAACCCGATGTGGGCCTGTAGCTCAGTGGACTAGAGCACGTGGCTACGAACTACGGTGTCGGGAGTTCAAATCTCTCCAGGCTCGCTCATAGGAAAACGGCGATAGATTATTAAAAATCTATCGCCGTTTTTTTGTTCTTTAGGGATTGAAGCCTTCTACTGCTGATCTAGCACTCTTTTTTGCAAAGGGACTTGAAGGCGCTGACATGTCAGTATCTATCACTTGATAGCGTAAACATCACGTCCGCCGTTGAGTGCAAAACGAATGGAATGAGAAACATCCTTACTAGAGGTTGTGATGAAGATAATGAGACCCAGCAGGGTCATTGAGCTAGCGATCGCAAAGACAACGGCGTAGCTACCTGTGTAGTCGGCGACCCGTCCCATCAGCGGACCTGCCAAAGCAATGCCTAGATCAAAGCCGGTCATGCATAGACCAAAGGTAAGACCACGCTGGTTGGGTAGTGAGCGATCAGCCATTAGCGCCGCAATGATCGGGATTGTGGTGCCGCTGCCAGCACCTTGAAGCAAGCCTGCAAGGAGTAGGGTTTGCGTTCCACTCGATAACCATAAAGTGAACGTTGAAAGGCTGTAGCAGAGGATGCCTAGACTGATAAATCGCCCTCTGCCAAGCCGATCGCTCGCACTACCAGTGAACGCACGAATCGAAAAAGAGGCGATCGCACTGGCTGTGTAGATCAAGCCAATATTGAACCGCCATCCTTGCGACTGCACATACAGGGGCATGAAGGTCACGATTGATCCAAAAGAAATCCCTACCATCAGTAAGATCAGCGCTGGGACTCGAATGGGTGGGGTGAGCAGCAAACTCCAGAAAGGGGACGCTCTAGAGGCTTCATCGCGGTTGGTGGTACTTTTGGCCGGGATAGCGCTATCTAGCACCTCCCGGGAGGGCTCTTTAGCCGATAACACACAGAGCACTCCGATGCTTCCCATGCCGGTCATCGTCAAGAAGGCCAACGTGAAGCTCCCGGATAGATAGCCCCCTAACGCCGGACCTAGCGCTAAACCCACCGGATTAGCAAGGCTCATTGTGCTAATTAGCTCGCCTCGATGCTGAGGGGGGGCTAGATCAGCGACTGCTGCTGTGTAGGCTGTCGAGAATGCGGCGATGCTAAGGCCATGAAACATCCGAACTAATCCTAGTAGAACGGTGATGCTCTTTATCTGCCAGCCTAGAACGGGTAGTGTCCAAACTCCCTGTGGCAGTTGCCCCACTGCTAGGTATAGGACTGGAGCGATCGCAATCACTAAAACGCCGGTCAATAGCGCGGGCTTGCGGCCTACTTGGTCGGTCAATCTAGCCATGCGTGGCCGAAAGAACAGCAGTCCGACCGCAAAAGAGGCCATCACCCAACCAATTTCTTGGTTGCTAGCGCCAAAACTGCCAATGTATAGCGCCAGGTTAGGAATCATGCCTGCTAGTCCGCCCCAAAAGCACAGCGATGCACAAAAGAAGATAATTAGATTGCGTTGAAGCTCAGGTTCTAGCTTGCGAAATACGTTCAAGAGACTGCCCTATTGAATGGTCGAGGTGATCAGGATTGAAAGATGAGAGAATTCGCTAATGGTGATCTTGTCGAAAGGACAGCCATCTTTGATCAGACGGGTCAATATCGATATTGCTTAGGGAGACGATGGCAATCTGGGGGCAGCTCTGTTGCGTTTGTCATGCTAAATCCTAGCCAGGCGGATGCTAGCCGTGATGACCCAACGCTTAGAGCCTGCATGCAATTCGCTCAGCGCTGGGAGTATGCAGCGCTTGACGTTGTGAACTTGTTTGGCTATCGCACGCCGCATCCGACGAAGTTGAAGCAAGTGGACGATCCTATCGGTGATCAAAACGATCGCTATTTGCGACAGGCCGTCGAAGCGGCCGAGCGGGTGGTGTTAGCTTGGGGTAACTGGGGCTGTTTGTCAGGACGCGATCGCGCTATTTTGTCGCTATTAGCGCCCTACCGAGAGAAACTTACCTACCTACAGCTCAACCGCTCTGGTCAGCCGCGCCATCCGCTATACATCAAACGCAGCGTTCTACCTCAACGGTACCCAGTTTCCAGCCACCTGATTAGCTGAGCTGCCAATAACTTTTTGCATTACCCATTCGCTTAGCAGTGCGTTGACTTCTACAGGTGCATCATCATGAGGGCAATGACCCGCATTGATATGGTGCTCTTCTAGATTTGCGTAGTGCTTTTGAAACAATTCGCCTCGGCTGTAGGTGTTCATCCAGGGATCAGCATCTCCCCAGATCAGCAACAGCGGGCAGCTCATCTGGGAGAGCAAAACGTCTACATACTCGCCGCGCTCTGCTTTGAATAAAGCAGCGAATGCTGCAGGCGCTTCGGGATCAGTGGCCGGTCGATAGACATCTTCGACTAATTGCTCAGTTACTTCTTCTTTGTTGACATATACCTGCTCTAGCGTTCTACGGATATATGACTTTTTGCGGACAAACTGAAAAACGACCCAGCTAGGAAACGGTGAAAGAACGACGGTCTTGATGAGCTGTCCTATGGCTTCTCGAAAGGGATTAGGCGCTTGATCAAGCTGCTGTTCGCTAAAAGAGCCCACGCCGTTGAGCATACAGACGCCGACCACTTCTGCTGGGCAGGTTGCGCCCGTGTATAGGCTGCTGTAGCCCCCAATGGAGTTACCTGCAACGACGACAGGTCTGCCGATGATGTCTTTGATAAAAGTTGAGATCTGGTCTCGCCATAGCTGTGGACTGTAGCCGCTGCTGGGCTTAGATGAGCGGCCAAAGCCAATCAGGTCGAGCGCATACACCTCAAAGCGATCTTGCAGCCCAGAGATATTTTTCCTCCAATGGTCAGTAGACGCACCGAAGCCATGGATGAATAGTAGTGGGGGACGTTCCGGGTATTCGCTTCTAAGCGTTTCTCCAGCATGTACGTAATGAATTCTATAGCCAGACCAGGTCCAGTAGGCACCGTTACGTGCGGGTGGAACAACAAAAGGAATAGAGGGAGTAATAGGGTCAGGAGCGGTAGCAACCATGAGGACTGTAAAGAAAAGTAAATGTCTTTGTGTTTAGTCTATCGTGGTCAATAGAAGACCGCCGCATAGACCCTATTCTCCGGCCTTATTTCTATCTTTGGAGCGATCACATGACGCTATATCCGTTCAAACCTCGCCGCGCAAAAGTCAGCTCAACTGTTACTTGGTTTGAACGAGTAATGGCGGTGATCGCCCTAGTCAATCTTGGGTTAGTTCTATTCGATCTGAGCTATATCCGCTTTCGCGATTTGTACCTAAAGACGATGCCTCAAATTACGATCTGGTACGGAGAAACGCTAAAAGGTATCGAGCCAGAGCGAACAACGACAGGCTATCTAACAGTGGTTGATCAGCTATCAGCGCAGATCGCCAGTGTCGATACGCCCGCCGACCAGCTAAGGGTAGATAGGCTATTAGCACAGCTGCGAGAGCAAAGCGTCGCGATTATCGATGAGGATCCCTTTGCAGTTGCAAACAAGTCTGGCACTTTAGAACAGATCAAAAATGCAATGCGCGATCGCATGGATGAAGAATCATCTAAAGCTGCTTTCGCTGAATTTTGGCGTGCTGATTTAACCTCAACTAGTGGCTCCTATGAGGACTCAGGCTTAGCTGAAAACATTGTCTTTTTCGATGAAGAGATCAGGCCGCTGATGGAGACTAACTACTATCGCGGTATCAACGAACGTGGGAATCCTACCGACTTATTCTGGCGAATAGACATCTGGTTTATGGCTCTGTTCGCCGCTGAATTTTTAGCTCGAACCTATGTCCTGAGTCGTCGTCGTTTAGGGACTAGCTGGCTAGATGCCATGCTATGGCGGATCTATGACTTACCGATGTTTCTAGGCTTTTGGCGTTGGCTGCGTGTTATCCCTACCACCGTGCGACTTCACCGAGCGCGCTGGATAAATCTAGAACCTGTTCGCAATCGCATTAGCCGCGCAATCGTGAGTCAGTTTGCAGTAGAACTAACCGAAATCGTTCTACTACGGGTAATTGATCAAGTGCAAAGACTCATCCGTGATGGTGACATCAGTCGCTGGATTTTAGCAGCTACTGACCGCAGTCAATATGTTGACATCAATGGCATCGATGAAGTCCAAACCATTGCCAAGCGCCTATCTGACGTAGTGGTTTATCAGGTCTTGCCAAAGATAAAGCCAGAGCTAGACGCGCTTTTGCAGCATAGCGTGATCAGCGCCCTACATCAGGCTCCGGCCTATCAAGGGCTAAAGGCAATGCCGGGATTCAAGGGGTTTGCTACCCAAATTTCTGGACAGATAGTCGCTGAGCTTTCTAGAACCTTAAACTCAGCTTTGCAAAGCGCCTTTGCCGATCAGAAAGGGGGAGAGTTGACTAACAAATTAGTCGCTAGCTTTGGTAGTAATTTGCGTAGTGAGCTACAGCGCGAAGAAACGCTAGAAGAGATTCGCATGTTGGTTTCAGACTTATTAGAAGAAATAAAAATTAACTACGTAGATAAAATTGCCGCTGAAGATGTAGAGCAATTAGAGGAGTCTCGCTATCGCGTGTATGAGGTCTCAAGGCGATCACGACGTCCTATTCCTCCCGCTTCCATGTAACTACTGCTCTGTAACATTACTGAGGATAAACTTGATAGGTCGTAGGTACTAGAACTGTATCTTTACGCTATCCATAGGTTAGACTGTATCTTACGCAGTTTCTACGTGCGGTTTGATAGGTATCATGCCAAAACAATTAACTGCTGCAGATTGAGTTGACGCTTAGTTAATGCTTGATCTGCCCTAATTCGTCTGGTCTGTTCGGACCGCTGCGAAAAGTGGGAGCTTCTTTAGAGAGAAGCCCGCTTTTTTTATTGGTTGTTTTTTGATTGTTCTTCCCTAGGATTTTTGTTCTCTGGGCCGTTTTATGACGCATCCTTTAATTCCTCAGGTACTTGAGCTGGCTGCCCCTGTTGCCGACAGGGTTGGTTTAGAAATTGTCGACGCGGTCTTTCAAACCAACCAAAGCCCGCCTGTTTTGCGCTTAGATGTCCGCAATCCGACTCAAGAAGATACTGGCTTAAACGACTGCGAACGGCTGAGTATCGCGCTAACCGAGGCGCTAGATGAGTCCAATTTGATTCCAGATGCCTACGTACTCGAAGTGTCTAGTCCAGGTGTCTCTGATGTCCTATCGAGCGATCGCGACTTCAAAGTCTTTAAAGGATTCCCTGTCGAAGTCCGACTTAGCGAACCTTACAAAAGCAAACAAATCTGGCGAGGTAGTCTCATCGGTCGTGACGATGACAAGCTTACTCTCAATCTAAAGGGCAGACCTGTCAAAATCCCTCAAGCGCTGGTCCAATCTGTTCAACTGAGTACTGAAGAATAAGTGTACTGAAGAACAACCATACTGAAAAAGCCTAAACTCATTCCCTGACAATTAAGGAGAAACGCCTATGTCCATGGTCGCCTTGCCCGGTTTACAAGCGATGATCGATGGGATCAGCCAGGAACGTAATCTACCCAAAAGCGCCGTCGAGATGGCCCTTCAAGAAGCTCTGTTGAAAGGCTACGAACGCTACCGCCGCACCCAGAGAATAGATGGCCAGTTCGACGAAGAATATTTCGATAACTTCTATGTAGAACTTGATACCGACGACGAGGGTTTTCGGGTTCTGGCTAACAAAACCATCGTTGAGGCTGTCGAAAATTCCGATCACCAAATCGGCTTAGCCGAGGTCCAACAGGTCGCTCCTGAAGCGCTTGCTGGCGATACGGTTGTTTTAGACGTAACGCCTGAGCAAAATGACTTTGGCCGCATGGCCGCGATTCAAACTAAGCAGGTACTCGCTCAAAAGCTACGAGACCAGCAGCGCCGTCTTATCCAAGAAGAATTTCAAGATCTAGAAGGCTCTATTTTGAATGCTAGAGTGCTGAGGTTTGAACGGCAATCTGTAATCATGGCCGTTAGTAGCGGTATAGGCCAGCCTGATACAGAAGCTGAATTGCTCAAGCGCGACCAGTTACCTAACGATAATTACCGTGCCAACGCTACTTTTCGGGTTGCGCTCAAAAGGGTCTCAGAAGGGTCTCATCGAGGACCGCAACTGCTGGTATCTAGATCGGATGCCAGTTTGGTCGTTGAACTATTTTCTAACGAGGTCCCTGAGATTGAAGACGAAATTGTTCGCATCGTCGCTGTCGCGCGTGAGGCAAATCCACCTTCTCGCTCAGTGGGTCCTCGCACGAAGATCGCTGTTGACACCGCAGAAAGTGATGTCGATCCGGTAGGCGCCTGTATTGGTGCAAGGGGATCTCGAATTCAAGTCGTCGTCAACGAGCTGCGCGGTGAGAAGATTGATGTGATCCGCTGGTCGCCCGATCCTTCTACCTATATTTCCAATGCGCTAAGTCCAGCGCGTGTGGATGAAGTTCGTTTGATGGATTCCGAGGGCCGTCAAGCCCATGTGCTAGTCCCCGAAGACCAGTTGAGTTTGGCGATTGGTAAAGAAGGGCAGAACGTTCGCCTAGCAGCGCGGCTAACCGGCTGGAAAATAGATATCAAGGATTCGGCTAAGTATGACTACGAAGCCGAAAACCAAAAGATGTCAGAAATTACTGAAGCGAGAAGACTAGCGGCCGAAGAAGCCGAAAGACTAGCGGCCGAAGAAGCGGCCGAAATCGCAGAGGCGGAAGAGTGGAGAGCGAAAGCCAGAGCGGTCGCAGAAGAGAAGCAGCTAGTGGCCGAAGCCGCTGAAGCCGGAATCAGCGTAGAAGAGCTAAGAGCAGTTCGAGCAGTGACGCAGGCTGCAGAGGAAGCGGCCCTAGCAGAAGCGGCCGAGGCAACTGCGGCTGATTATGAAGCGGCTGGGTATGAAAGTGATGGTCTATACGATGAACAGACAGAGATGGCGAGCGCTGAAGAGCCTACCGCCGAAGAGCCTTTCGACGTCGCAGACGCTACCGTGCTAGAGACAACTGCTGAGGGCGCTGATGCTGAAGAAGAATAAATGGCAGGGAAAAACCACCGACTGTGCGTGAGCTGTCGACAAACGGCTCACCGCGACCAGCTATGGCGAGTAGTCCGTACCTACCCCCATCGTAAAGTACAATTAGACTATGGAATAGGACGCTCTGCTTATCTTTGTCCTAATGCTAATTGTCTTAGCATGGCAAAAAAGAAAAATGGGTTAGCCAAAGCACTAAGAACGGCAGTGCCATCCGAAATCTATCAGATATTAGAAGCTAGACTACAAAGTCAATCAGCAAACATAACTTCCGAGTTCTGATATCTGAGTGAAAATAGCCCACATTACAGAGCGTATTGATTAGAATAAGTGCTCATCGATTAAGTACGAGAGCATGAGTCAATGTGCATTGCTGTATTAAAGTTATAGAACAGCAACCGCTTTACTTTATGCTTAAGGGCCAAGCGTGTTGATTCGATAAGGGCAAAAGGTCTTATGTAAAACACATTCGTCAAGTCAGGTTTTAAGAGGATAAGGATGAACAAAGGCAAAGTGAGAATCTATGAGCTGTCAAAGGATTTAGAACTGGAAAATAAGGATATCTTGGCGATCTGCGAAAAGCTAAACATCGCGGTCAAAAGTCATAGCAGCACTATTTCAGAAGAAGACGCTGAGCAAATTAGAAAAGTAGCAACTTCATCTGATTACAAGCCCGCTCGCCGCGCGGCGCGTCCTCCTAAAGTTGACAAGCCTACTCGTAGCTCTGGCGTTAAGCCGGTTGCTAAGCCCGTTCGCCCGCCTCGCGAGCAGCAGATTCTGGAAATTCGGCGATATCCTAAGCCCGCTACGCCGCCGGGAGCGAGTCGCTCACAACCTTCATCAGCGCCAGGTGCTAAACCTAGTGCTGATGCTAAGTCCGCCACGCCTAAGCCACCTACTCTATCAGCGCCTCCTCCAAGACCTGGCAGCCGAACAGCAGCCTCTGCTGGTAGACCGTCTAATCAGGCCAACAGCGGCCCGTCGATCAGTCAGCCGCCCAATAGTGCCGGTAGTGTTGATGCTCCGGCTGTTCCGGCCTCGCCGCCTGAAGCGCCGAAAGCCGCGGCACCACCCCTAGAGCGAATCGTAACTACATCTGGTGCTACTCGCCCAGATCAGCTTAAGCCTCGTTTGGTAGCCCCCCCTTCACGCCCTGCTAACAAGCCAGCTGGGAGAAGCGAGGAAGACGACAGAAGTAGCCGGGTTGCTCGGCCTGTGCTGAAGCGTGATCGCGGTGGTCCTAGTCGCTCAGACGATAATGGCCCTAGAGAGCCTCGTCCGGGCCGCCCTAGATTAGATAGCAGTGGGGATGATGGCCTATCTGCACCACCCGCACCCAAAAAGCCTGTCTTGGAGCTGCGTCGTCCGGTCTCTCGGAAAACGGCTGTCGAGAGCACTGATACCGACGATGAAACAGATACTGATGACGATCAGTCGTTCGTAGATCCTGCGCTGGAACTGCGTCGTCCAACTGCGCCGCGTCCACCGAAAAGGCGTGATCGGACCGCCGTGGAAGACGATGACGAGCAGGAGATCCGGCCTAAGAAAGTTACTAAGACGAAGCGTCAGCGTGTCATTGTCGATGATGACGATGACTTTGAAGAGCTACAGTCGGCCAGCAGCGATGTCTCACAAGAGCAAATGAGCCTTTCGCTGATGCGTCCGCCTAAGCCTAGAGGGCAGCGCCAAGCAAAACCTGCACCAACTACCAAAAAATCGAAGCAGCGGACGCCATCTCGCCGCGAACGACGTGAGCGTAGACAAGAAGTGGTGCCTGAAAAGCCGGAAATGATCGTTTTGACTGGTGGGATAAGCGTTCACGATCTAGCAGAGCAGCTCTCAGTTCCTCAAACCGACATCATCAAGCTGCTGTTCTTCAAAGGGATTGCCACTAACGTCAACCAGACGTTAGATATGCCAACTGCTGAGATGGTAGCTACTGAATTTGGTGTAGAAGCAGTGACGGCCGAAGAAGCGCCAGAGGCTCGTAAAGTCACCGAGATGATTGATGATCAAGATCTCGATAACCTGGTTGCCCGTCCGCCTGTCGT
It includes:
- the infB gene encoding translation initiation factor IF-2, producing the protein MNKGKVRIYELSKDLELENKDILAICEKLNIAVKSHSSTISEEDAEQIRKVATSSDYKPARRAARPPKVDKPTRSSGVKPVAKPVRPPREQQILEIRRYPKPATPPGASRSQPSSAPGAKPSADAKSATPKPPTLSAPPPRPGSRTAASAGRPSNQANSGPSISQPPNSAGSVDAPAVPASPPEAPKAAAPPLERIVTTSGATRPDQLKPRLVAPPSRPANKPAGRSEEDDRSSRVARPVLKRDRGGPSRSDDNGPREPRPGRPRLDSSGDDGLSAPPAPKKPVLELRRPVSRKTAVESTDTDDETDTDDDQSFVDPALELRRPTAPRPPKRRDRTAVEDDDEQEIRPKKVTKTKRQRVIVDDDDDFEELQSASSDVSQEQMSLSLMRPPKPRGQRQAKPAPTTKKSKQRTPSRRERRERRQEVVPEKPEMIVLTGGISVHDLAEQLSVPQTDIIKLLFFKGIATNVNQTLDMPTAEMVATEFGVEAVTAEEAPEARKVTEMIDDQDLDNLVARPPVVTIMGHVDHGKTSLLDYIRQAKVTEGEAGGITQHIGAYHVDLKSNPNSDRKSGQIVFLDTPGHEAFTAMRARGTRVTDIAILVVAADDGVRPQTIEAISHAKAAGVPIVVAINKIDKEAANPDRVKQELMEYELVPEEYGGDTIMVPVSAITGENVDTILEMLLLVAEVEDLQANPERLARGTVIEAHLDKARGPVATLLVQNGTLKIGDAFAAGPVFGRVKAMIDDRGHRSEEVKPSFAVEVLGLNDVPPAGEEFEVYSEERNARAAADEKAIEQRQSRLAQTMASRRVTLNSLSEQAKEGELKELNLILKADVQGSLEAILGSLQQLPQNEVQIRVLMAAPGEISETDVDLAAASGAVIIGFNTTVSNSARLEADNMGVDIQDYDIIYKLLEDIEGAMEGLLEPEMVEESLGQVEVRAVFPVRKGTVAGCYVLSGKVTRNCRVRVNRGGDVVYVGNLDSLKRMKDDAKEVNAGFECGIAVGGFNDWKEGDIIDAFKMVSQRRTLARV